A region of Bifidobacterium adolescentis ATCC 15703 DNA encodes the following proteins:
- a CDS encoding IclR family transcriptional regulator — protein sequence MNATNEANGNYAATPQSNEIHSGVGVLDKTVKILDALESGPATLGQLVSATGLARPTAHRLAIALERHRFVLRDQHGRFVLGSRFAELAAAAGEDRLLTAAAPILQTLLDRTGESAQIYRRQGDQRVCIAAVERASGLRDSIPVGAMLSMEAGSAAQILLAWEDSERLHQGLRHAKFTAAKLTAVRKRGWAESINERDEGVCSISAPIRNASGQVIAAISISGPNGRMGANPGRRYAPLVMAAGKYLTDALIKASSGR from the coding sequence ATGAACGCCACGAACGAGGCAAACGGCAATTACGCAGCCACCCCGCAAAGCAACGAAATTCATTCCGGGGTCGGCGTGCTCGACAAGACAGTCAAGATTCTCGACGCTCTTGAATCCGGCCCAGCCACACTCGGACAGCTGGTTTCCGCGACCGGTCTGGCTCGTCCGACCGCGCATCGTCTTGCGATCGCGCTGGAACGTCACCGTTTCGTTTTGCGCGACCAGCACGGTCGTTTCGTGCTCGGATCGCGATTCGCGGAACTTGCGGCCGCAGCCGGCGAGGACCGCCTGTTGACCGCCGCCGCGCCGATTCTGCAGACCCTGCTCGACCGCACCGGCGAATCCGCGCAGATTTACCGCCGTCAGGGCGATCAGCGCGTCTGCATCGCAGCCGTGGAGCGCGCGTCCGGCCTGCGAGATTCCATTCCGGTTGGTGCGATGCTGTCCATGGAAGCCGGTTCCGCAGCCCAGATTCTGCTGGCTTGGGAGGATTCCGAACGTCTGCATCAGGGTCTTCGCCACGCCAAGTTCACTGCGGCCAAGCTCACCGCCGTCCGCAAGCGCGGCTGGGCCGAGTCGATCAATGAACGCGATGAGGGCGTGTGTTCGATTTCCGCGCCGATTCGCAACGCGTCCGGCCAGGTGATCGCCGCTATTTCAATTTCCGGCCCGAATGGCCGTATGGGCGCCAACCCCGGCCGCCGTTACGCGCCGCTGGTCATGGCCGCCGGCAAGTATCTGACCGACGCGCTGATCAAGGCGTCTTCCGGCCGCTGA
- the leuC gene encoding 3-isopropylmalate dehydratase large subunit: MGTTLAEKVWADHLVRKGSDGAPDLLYIDLMLMHEVTSPQAFEGLRLAGRKPRHVDQLIATEDHNTPTVDIDRPNPDETSALQLSTLEKNCKDFGVRLCPLGDADQGVVHAFAPVLGLTQPGMTIVCGDSHTSTHGAFGAMAIGIGTSEVEHVMATQTLSLKPFKTMAVNIEGDLPKGVTAKDIILAIIAKIGTGGGQGHVIEYRGEAIKKLSMDARMTICNMSIEAGARAGMIAPDEVTFEYLKGRPHAPEGEMWDKAVEYWKTLKTDDDAVFDKEVTINAEDLEPYVTWGTNPGQGVKISGVVPDPASFNDETERSAAERAIAYMGLKPGMRIKDIAVDTVFIGSCTNGRLEDLRVAASIMKGHHKADNIHRVLVVPASSRVRLQAEKEGLDKIFKDFGAEWRNAGCSMCLGMNPDKMVARERSISTSNRNFEGRQGKGSRTHLASPAVAAATAIRGTICSPADL, translated from the coding sequence ATGGGAACTACATTGGCCGAGAAGGTCTGGGCCGATCATTTGGTACGCAAGGGTAGCGATGGGGCTCCCGACCTGCTGTACATCGACCTGATGCTCATGCACGAAGTGACCAGCCCGCAGGCGTTCGAAGGTCTGCGTCTGGCGGGACGCAAGCCGCGTCACGTCGACCAGCTGATTGCCACGGAAGACCACAACACGCCGACCGTCGACATCGACCGTCCGAATCCGGACGAGACTTCGGCGCTGCAGCTGAGCACGCTGGAAAAGAACTGCAAGGATTTCGGCGTGCGTCTGTGCCCGCTCGGCGACGCTGACCAGGGCGTGGTCCACGCGTTCGCTCCGGTGCTGGGTCTGACCCAGCCGGGCATGACCATCGTGTGCGGCGACTCGCACACCTCCACTCACGGCGCGTTCGGTGCTATGGCCATCGGCATCGGCACCTCCGAAGTGGAGCACGTCATGGCCACGCAGACCCTGAGCCTGAAGCCGTTCAAGACCATGGCCGTGAACATCGAAGGCGACCTGCCGAAGGGCGTCACCGCCAAGGATATTATTCTGGCCATCATCGCGAAGATCGGCACCGGCGGCGGCCAGGGCCACGTTATCGAATACCGTGGCGAAGCCATCAAGAAGCTGTCGATGGACGCCCGCATGACCATCTGCAACATGTCCATCGAAGCCGGCGCTCGCGCAGGCATGATCGCCCCGGACGAGGTGACTTTCGAATACCTGAAGGGCCGTCCGCACGCGCCGGAAGGTGAGATGTGGGACAAGGCCGTCGAATATTGGAAGACGCTGAAGACCGATGACGATGCCGTGTTCGACAAGGAAGTGACCATCAACGCCGAAGACCTCGAGCCGTACGTCACGTGGGGCACCAACCCGGGCCAGGGCGTGAAGATCTCCGGCGTGGTGCCGGATCCAGCCTCCTTCAACGACGAGACTGAGCGTTCCGCCGCCGAGCGTGCCATCGCCTACATGGGACTGAAGCCGGGCATGCGCATCAAGGACATCGCCGTGGACACCGTGTTCATCGGCTCCTGCACCAACGGCCGTCTTGAGGACCTGCGCGTGGCCGCCTCCATCATGAAGGGCCACCACAAGGCCGACAACATCCACCGCGTGCTCGTGGTGCCGGCATCCTCCCGCGTGCGCCTGCAGGCGGAAAAGGAAGGCCTCGACAAGATTTTCAAGGACTTCGGCGCCGAATGGCGTAACGCCGGCTGCTCCATGTGCCTGGGCATGAACCCGGACAAGATGGTGGCCCGCGAACGTTCCATCTCCACCTCGAACCGCAACTTCGAAGGCCGTCAGGGCAAGGGTTCGCGCACGCATCTGGCGTCGCCGGCCGTTGCCGCCGCGACCGCCATCCGCGGCACCATCTGCTCGCCGGCCGACCTGTGA
- a CDS encoding metallophosphoesterase has translation MTELQHAAKATRPRIQPAEEGDRRPLSVSARLGRLQFHQSGKFRVLQFADIQDGPKVSKDTISLIEASLDATRPDLVIFNGNQIAGYDSAYALTSRKRRWDARPASASSEASGERYAAALEHTRELVRATIEQLVHPLADRGVPWAVTFGNHDFQCGLDNAEIESICREFPGCINPERAADGTTGIAVKHGVKHDVGDMEQDFGLPEQPVIACAPGTFALSVTDVDRTYGVLGLVLLDSGDYARSGGYGSPSEAALRFLADAPGLMAAQSQQLQQDRQDEQDSPREPRKTPSTLPCMVFQHFPIEQYYRLLKPVAATAARAIEGYRNFAGRHFVLNEDKTQPGSYLGEGVSCPDADSGEFAILDKAGYFAISAGHDHRNAFVGSVPVGTDGDRQMMMVASPTSGFGSYGPVPAKRAARLFEFDIRHPYEPRTQLLEYDELVGKPSAGKAYAYGMTSESKPDSEGMDLLHRPTWWSKTWNKLVSLFRR, from the coding sequence ATGACCGAATTGCAGCATGCCGCCAAAGCCACGCGCCCGCGCATCCAACCAGCGGAAGAGGGGGACCGTCGACCGCTTTCCGTATCCGCACGGCTCGGCCGCCTGCAATTCCACCAGTCCGGCAAATTCCGCGTATTGCAATTCGCCGACATCCAAGACGGGCCGAAAGTCAGCAAAGACACCATCAGCCTCATCGAGGCCTCGCTTGACGCCACACGCCCCGATCTTGTTATTTTCAACGGCAATCAGATCGCCGGATATGATTCCGCATACGCGCTGACCTCCCGCAAGCGTCGCTGGGACGCGCGTCCGGCATCCGCATCGTCCGAAGCGTCCGGGGAACGCTATGCGGCCGCATTGGAACACACCCGCGAATTGGTGCGAGCCACCATCGAACAACTGGTCCACCCGCTTGCCGACCGCGGCGTGCCGTGGGCTGTGACGTTCGGCAACCATGACTTCCAGTGCGGGCTCGACAATGCCGAGATCGAAAGCATCTGCCGCGAATTCCCAGGGTGTATCAATCCGGAACGCGCTGCCGACGGCACGACGGGCATCGCCGTGAAACATGGTGTGAAACATGATGTCGGCGATATGGAACAGGACTTCGGATTGCCGGAACAGCCCGTGATCGCGTGCGCGCCCGGCACATTCGCGTTGTCGGTGACGGACGTCGATCGCACGTATGGCGTGTTGGGCTTGGTCCTGCTGGATTCGGGCGATTACGCGCGTTCCGGCGGCTACGGAAGCCCGTCGGAAGCCGCGCTGCGCTTCCTGGCGGATGCGCCGGGGCTGATGGCGGCGCAATCGCAGCAGCTGCAACAAGACCGGCAAGATGAACAGGACTCGCCGCGCGAACCGCGCAAGACGCCGTCCACGCTGCCATGCATGGTGTTCCAGCATTTCCCGATCGAACAGTATTATCGCCTGCTCAAGCCGGTCGCGGCCACCGCTGCGCGCGCGATTGAAGGATACCGCAACTTCGCGGGGCGGCATTTCGTGCTCAACGAAGACAAAACGCAGCCCGGAAGCTATCTGGGGGAGGGCGTCAGCTGCCCGGATGCCGACAGCGGCGAATTCGCAATCCTTGACAAGGCGGGATATTTTGCGATTTCCGCCGGGCACGACCACCGCAACGCCTTCGTCGGTTCCGTGCCGGTCGGAACCGACGGTGACCGGCAGATGATGATGGTCGCCTCGCCGACCAGCGGTTTTGGCTCATACGGCCCGGTGCCGGCCAAGCGTGCCGCTCGACTGTTCGAATTCGACATCCGCCACCCGTACGAGCCGCGCACGCAGCTGTTGGAATACGACGAGCTGGTGGGCAAACCCAGCGCGGGCAAGGCCTACGCCTACGGCATGACCAGCGAATCGAAGCCCGATTCGGAAGGCATGGACCTGCTCCACAGGCCGACGTGGTGGAGCAAGACGTGGAACAAGCTGGTCTCGCTGTTCCGCCGGTGA
- the leuD gene encoding 3-isopropylmalate dehydratase small subunit, whose protein sequence is MEKLTTLTGVAVPLRRSNVDTDQIIPAVFLKRVKKSGFDDALFYAWRRDPEFVLNKPEYKQGKILVAGPDFGIGSSREHAVWALHDYGFRVVISSRFADIFYGNTAKNGVLAAIMPQESIELLWKLLDEEPGREMTVSLEDRTVTCGDVTLPFEVNDYTRWRLMNGYDDIDLTLQHEDDIIAYEKMRAEKFPFKPKTLPVKREPEQPIESAREGEYPDWQGPLADRGII, encoded by the coding sequence ATGGAAAAACTGACTACCCTTACCGGCGTGGCCGTGCCGCTTCGCCGTTCCAACGTTGATACCGACCAGATCATTCCGGCCGTGTTCCTGAAGCGCGTGAAGAAAAGCGGCTTCGACGACGCCCTGTTCTACGCGTGGCGCCGCGACCCGGAATTCGTGCTGAACAAGCCGGAATACAAGCAGGGCAAGATTCTGGTGGCCGGCCCGGATTTCGGCATTGGTTCCTCCCGTGAGCACGCCGTGTGGGCGCTGCACGATTACGGTTTCCGCGTGGTGATTTCCTCCCGTTTCGCCGACATTTTCTACGGCAACACCGCCAAGAACGGCGTGCTGGCCGCAATTATGCCGCAGGAATCCATTGAGCTGCTGTGGAAGCTGCTGGACGAGGAGCCGGGCCGCGAAATGACCGTCAGCCTGGAAGACCGTACCGTCACCTGCGGCGATGTGACGTTGCCGTTCGAAGTGAACGACTACACCCGCTGGCGTCTGATGAACGGCTACGACGACATCGACCTGACGCTGCAGCACGAAGACGACATCATCGCATACGAGAAGATGCGCGCCGAAAAGTTCCCGTTCAAGCCGAAGACCCTGCCGGTCAAGCGCGAGCCGGAACAGCCGATCGAATCTGCCCGAGAGGGTGAATACCCTGATTGGCAAGGGCCGTTGGCCGATCGCGGCATCATCTGA
- the gltX gene encoding glutamate--tRNA ligase: MTEVENTRPELPENVRVRFCPSPTGIPHVGMVRTALFNWAEARHTKGTFVFRIEDTDAQRDSEESYNQIIEALNWLGIDWDEGINVGGPDGPYRQSERGDIYKDVAAKLLEAGYAYESFSTPEEIEARNVAAGRPKAFGYDGYDRNLTEEQKAAFRAEGRKPALRIRMPDEDVAFDDLIRGRIEFKAGSVPDYVIVRPNGDPLYTLTNPVDDAMMRINVVLRGEDLLSSTPRQIVLYRYLIELGVAKEMPLFGHMPYVMGQGNKKLSKRDPESNLFLHRDNGFIREGLLNYLALLGWSIAPDRDVFSMDEMIEKFDVRDVKANPARFDVDKAISINAEHIRMLEPQDFLNRSVPYLHRDGVVSADSWDALTDREREVLTAAAPLVQPRVRLLGEVAGMVGSLLSTEGYIEPDADAKKQLKDSAPAVLDAAIAALDAVAEGDWKTDSLHETLNKALVEDGGYKPRLAFGPVRVAMSGRRVSPPLFESMEIVGKDVAMARLKGLREHL, translated from the coding sequence ATGACTGAAGTTGAAAATACCAGACCGGAACTTCCTGAAAACGTTCGTGTGCGTTTCTGCCCGTCCCCGACCGGCATTCCGCACGTCGGCATGGTTCGCACCGCACTGTTCAACTGGGCTGAGGCCCGCCACACCAAGGGCACGTTCGTGTTCCGTATCGAGGATACGGACGCCCAGCGCGACTCCGAGGAAAGCTACAACCAGATCATCGAGGCCCTGAATTGGCTGGGCATCGACTGGGATGAAGGCATCAACGTGGGTGGCCCGGACGGCCCGTACCGCCAGTCCGAGCGTGGCGACATCTATAAGGACGTCGCAGCCAAGCTGCTCGAAGCCGGCTACGCCTACGAATCCTTCTCCACTCCTGAGGAGATCGAGGCCCGCAACGTGGCCGCCGGCCGTCCGAAGGCTTTCGGCTATGACGGCTACGATCGCAACCTCACCGAAGAGCAGAAGGCCGCGTTCCGCGCGGAAGGCCGCAAGCCGGCCCTGCGTATCCGCATGCCCGACGAGGACGTCGCTTTCGACGACCTTATCCGTGGTCGCATCGAATTCAAGGCCGGTTCCGTGCCGGATTACGTGATCGTGCGTCCGAACGGCGACCCGCTGTACACGCTGACCAACCCGGTCGACGACGCCATGATGCGCATCAACGTGGTGCTGCGCGGCGAGGATCTGCTGAGCTCCACCCCGCGTCAGATCGTGCTGTACCGTTACCTGATCGAGCTGGGCGTGGCCAAGGAAATGCCGCTGTTCGGCCACATGCCGTACGTCATGGGCCAGGGCAACAAGAAGCTGTCCAAGCGCGATCCGGAATCCAACCTGTTCCTGCACCGTGACAACGGCTTCATCCGTGAGGGCCTGCTGAACTACCTGGCGCTGCTGGGCTGGTCCATCGCCCCCGACCGCGACGTGTTCTCCATGGACGAGATGATCGAGAAGTTCGACGTGCGTGATGTCAAGGCCAACCCGGCCCGCTTCGACGTCGACAAGGCCATCTCCATCAACGCCGAGCACATCCGCATGCTCGAACCGCAGGACTTCCTGAACCGTTCCGTGCCTTACCTGCACCGCGACGGCGTGGTCTCCGCCGATTCCTGGGATGCGCTGACCGACCGCGAGCGTGAGGTGCTCACCGCCGCCGCTCCGCTGGTCCAGCCGCGCGTGCGCCTGCTGGGCGAAGTGGCCGGCATGGTCGGCTCCCTGCTGTCCACCGAAGGCTACATCGAGCCGGACGCCGACGCCAAGAAGCAGCTGAAGGATTCCGCTCCGGCCGTGCTCGACGCTGCGATCGCGGCGCTGGACGCCGTTGCTGAGGGTGATTGGAAGACCGACTCCCTGCACGAGACGCTGAACAAGGCGCTGGTCGAAGACGGCGGCTACAAGCCGCGTCTGGCTTTCGGCCCGGTGCGCGTGGCCATGAGCGGCCGCCGCGTGTCCCCGCCGCTGTTCGAATCCATGGAAATCGTCGGCAAGGACGTTGCCATGGCTCGACTCAAGGGCCTGCGCGAGCACCTGTGA
- a CDS encoding DUF805 domain-containing protein, which yields MTDPNQYNPQVPQPAAQYGQAPAPDYGQTAPQYGTPDYGQAQAPQYAAPNYNQAPQYGQAPQYGQAPQPQYNQAPQYAQAPQYGQAPQYGQAPAANYGQPAPQPQSGNSFFALTAPLDMPAYGCNLGEAIVRFFKKYAVFKGRASRSEFWWWFLTYTVVTFVLSLVFRTLRNLTDSGVIATVGDSFSSIWGLVVLVPTIALGVRRLHDINMRGTVLAIIYAVQAAAGIFFAIGLILIIGSSLSFRSLEAGNSVSIGGVVLLILGVLAFIASGVFYFVLMARDSNPEGARFDAPTASNAWAPATGEAPADPYAAQATSYGNVPLPTNPAAAAPAAPYTAPATPTDSYTAPAPQYDAAQQHAAPQYAAPQQNPLAEAPSVPSMPPMPAVPTMPPTPSIPPMPEVPAQFQHPHEQPNTDAPADSDAPAVPNDPANGTDQQL from the coding sequence ATGACGGACCCCAACCAATACAATCCGCAGGTGCCGCAGCCGGCAGCGCAGTATGGTCAGGCTCCTGCCCCCGACTACGGCCAGACGGCACCGCAGTACGGCACGCCGGATTACGGGCAGGCGCAGGCGCCCCAGTACGCCGCCCCGAACTACAACCAGGCACCTCAGTATGGTCAGGCTCCGCAGTACGGCCAAGCACCGCAACCGCAATACAACCAGGCTCCGCAGTACGCTCAGGCCCCTCAATATGGACAGGCCCCTCAGTACGGCCAGGCTCCAGCCGCGAATTACGGGCAGCCGGCACCGCAACCGCAGTCGGGCAATAGCTTCTTCGCATTGACCGCGCCGCTTGACATGCCCGCATATGGCTGCAACCTGGGCGAGGCGATCGTCCGTTTCTTCAAGAAGTACGCGGTGTTCAAGGGCCGCGCCTCGCGTAGCGAGTTCTGGTGGTGGTTCCTCACCTATACCGTCGTCACTTTCGTGTTGAGTCTCGTATTCCGCACGTTGAGGAACCTCACCGATTCCGGCGTGATCGCCACCGTCGGAGACTCGTTCTCCTCCATTTGGGGACTCGTCGTGCTTGTGCCGACCATCGCGCTTGGCGTACGTCGTCTGCATGACATCAACATGCGTGGCACCGTGCTGGCCATCATCTACGCGGTACAGGCGGCCGCCGGAATCTTCTTCGCCATCGGTCTGATCCTCATCATCGGCAGCAGTCTTTCGTTCAGGTCGTTGGAGGCGGGCAACAGCGTCAGCATCGGCGGCGTTGTCCTGCTGATCCTCGGCGTGCTGGCCTTCATTGCCAGCGGTGTGTTCTACTTTGTGCTGATGGCCCGCGATTCCAATCCGGAAGGCGCGCGTTTCGACGCTCCTACGGCTTCCAACGCATGGGCTCCCGCCACGGGCGAGGCTCCGGCAGACCCGTATGCGGCGCAGGCCACCTCGTACGGCAACGTCCCGCTGCCGACCAATCCGGCGGCTGCGGCACCGGCCGCGCCGTACACGGCACCAGCGACTCCGACCGATTCGTACACAGCTCCGGCACCGCAGTATGACGCCGCGCAGCAGCACGCCGCGCCGCAATACGCCGCACCTCAGCAGAATCCGCTGGCGGAGGCTCCGTCCGTACCGTCTATGCCTCCGATGCCGGCTGTTCCGACCATGCCTCCGACACCGTCCATTCCGCCGATGCCGGAAGTGCCGGCCCAGTTCCAGCATCCGCACGAGCAGCCGAATACCGACGCTCCGGCGGATTCGGACGCTCCGGCAGTACCGAATGATCCGGCGAACGGCACCGATCAGCAGCTCTGA
- a CDS encoding ATP-binding protein — protein MREGNRLEAKRAKGGLPHSLWETYSSFANTEGGLILLGVSEHEDHSLYITGVDDARNMAQDFWNMVHDPSKVSAVVLSDNDVVIRHTSQGDVISIDIPRAARDCIPVYVGQNPMTGSYRRNGDGDYLCDEETVRAMLRDSDLLPLDRTIVEGMGADALNADSVASYRRQFKNRRPGHPWVGLSDEDFLLRIEALRLDGSQVRPTRAGLLMFGEAWRITSEFPYYFLDYREVMDDQERWNDRFTSDDGTWSGNLYDFWGKVVNRLRSAVAHPFQLDADLHRIDDNLMDKAVREAVTNTLVHADYFIRRGTVIIQYYDRIVLSNPGSLRLSSEEVMQGGISDTRNPTLMKMFNLIGIGEKAGSGFDVMREGCLFAGTAAPELEVFDDPGRVQLTLYPRKIAGDSMIAGASAVPGVSADGGGPVGAESPTMRNSEHGTGTVHRIGARGADRLNDMVGTFGKNVALPADFGNAIRPQSQLEKITYALTVGGPQPTSYLAVVLGLGLTRTREILASLVKDGVIEPIGVGRGRKYRLAEHTGS, from the coding sequence ATGCGTGAAGGCAACCGTTTGGAAGCGAAACGTGCCAAGGGCGGCCTGCCCCACAGTTTATGGGAGACGTACAGCTCCTTCGCCAATACCGAAGGTGGGCTGATTCTGCTGGGCGTGTCCGAACATGAAGACCATTCTTTGTATATCACCGGAGTAGATGATGCGCGGAACATGGCGCAGGATTTTTGGAACATGGTGCATGATCCATCGAAGGTCAGTGCCGTTGTGCTGAGCGACAACGACGTGGTGATTCGCCATACCTCGCAGGGAGATGTTATTTCCATCGACATTCCTCGTGCGGCGAGGGACTGTATTCCCGTGTACGTGGGCCAGAATCCGATGACGGGCTCATACCGGCGTAATGGCGATGGCGATTATCTGTGCGATGAGGAAACGGTTCGTGCCATGCTTCGGGACAGTGACCTGCTTCCCTTGGACAGAACGATTGTTGAAGGCATGGGTGCTGACGCGCTCAACGCGGATAGCGTCGCATCATATCGTCGGCAGTTCAAGAACAGACGGCCCGGCCATCCATGGGTCGGATTGTCTGATGAGGATTTCCTGCTTCGCATCGAAGCGTTGCGGCTTGATGGTTCTCAGGTGCGTCCCACACGAGCCGGATTGCTGATGTTCGGTGAGGCGTGGCGAATCACGTCCGAATTCCCCTACTATTTCCTGGACTATCGCGAGGTCATGGACGACCAGGAGCGGTGGAATGACCGATTCACGTCGGATGATGGCACTTGGTCGGGCAACTTGTACGATTTTTGGGGCAAGGTGGTCAATCGTCTGCGGTCGGCTGTTGCCCATCCGTTCCAGCTTGATGCCGATTTGCATAGGATTGATGACAATCTGATGGATAAGGCCGTTCGTGAGGCTGTCACCAACACGCTCGTTCATGCCGATTACTTCATTCGCCGGGGCACGGTGATCATCCAGTATTACGACAGAATCGTATTGTCGAATCCCGGCAGCCTGCGTCTTTCCTCCGAAGAGGTGATGCAAGGCGGCATTTCGGATACGCGGAATCCCACGTTGATGAAAATGTTCAATCTGATTGGCATCGGAGAAAAGGCGGGCAGTGGTTTTGACGTGATGCGTGAAGGCTGCCTGTTCGCAGGAACCGCCGCGCCGGAATTGGAAGTGTTCGACGATCCGGGGCGTGTGCAGCTTACGTTGTATCCGCGCAAGATCGCCGGAGATTCCATGATCGCCGGAGCTTCTGCTGTTCCCGGAGTCTCTGCAGATGGCGGGGGCCCTGTTGGTGCGGAGTCGCCGACAATGCGGAATTCGGAGCATGGCACTGGTACGGTCCATAGGATTGGCGCTCGCGGGGCTGACCGTTTGAACGACATGGTCGGCACATTCGGCAAGAACGTGGCCCTACCTGCCGATTTCGGCAATGCGATCAGGCCGCAAAGCCAGTTGGAGAAAATCACCTATGCGTTGACGGTCGGCGGACCGCAACCCACCTCGTATCTGGCTGTGGTGCTGGGGCTTGGCCTCACCCGTACCCGGGAGATATTGGCCTCACTGGTGAAAGACGGTGTTATTGAACCAATAGGCGTCGGACGCGGACGCAAGTACCGTCTTGCCGAGCATACCGGCTCATGA
- a CDS encoding diguanylate cyclase, with protein sequence MSQGFAPFYDVNRTYEDNYLQGPFGAFAEVMKGDSAAGASAQSAQTTQSQSSDQAEEFLGFRVNLPFGIPAGPLLNERFTTAAFRMGFDLAVYKTVRSRAWGCNAFPNVLAVHPKNADGSLVPGSAELDEGVLADTRYELPISISNSFGVPSRDPDEWQPDMKKAIAAAGDGQLLVPSFQGSRVDGMDRKAYIADHVTTAHLVTETGAGLMEMNTSCPNEGHNRLLCHDPHLVGEITEAVKNEIGDRPLIVKLAYIPNDTDLETMVRETVGHGTVQGFSTINTISARLVDANGNQALPGAGRDRSGVCGNAIRGAGLDMVGRLAAIREKLGFDFAIVGVGGVIRPDDYKAYREAGANAVMSATGAMWDANLAREIKETLR encoded by the coding sequence ATGAGCCAGGGTTTCGCGCCGTTTTACGACGTCAATCGCACGTATGAAGACAACTATCTGCAGGGGCCCTTCGGTGCGTTCGCCGAAGTGATGAAGGGCGATTCCGCTGCCGGCGCCTCCGCGCAGTCTGCACAGACCACCCAGTCGCAGTCGTCCGACCAGGCCGAGGAATTCCTCGGCTTCCGCGTGAACCTGCCGTTTGGCATTCCCGCTGGTCCGCTGCTGAACGAGCGGTTCACCACCGCCGCCTTCCGCATGGGTTTCGATTTGGCGGTGTACAAGACGGTCCGCTCCCGCGCGTGGGGTTGCAACGCCTTCCCGAACGTGCTCGCCGTGCATCCGAAGAACGCAGACGGGTCTCTGGTTCCCGGCAGCGCCGAACTGGATGAAGGCGTGCTTGCCGACACCCGATATGAGCTTCCGATTTCGATCTCCAACAGTTTCGGCGTGCCGTCGCGTGACCCCGACGAATGGCAGCCGGACATGAAGAAGGCGATCGCCGCCGCCGGCGACGGGCAGCTGCTCGTGCCCAGCTTCCAAGGTTCCCGCGTGGACGGCATGGACCGCAAGGCGTACATCGCCGACCATGTCACCACCGCGCATCTGGTTACGGAAACCGGAGCCGGACTGATGGAAATGAACACCAGCTGCCCCAACGAAGGTCACAATCGCCTGCTGTGCCACGACCCGCATCTGGTGGGGGAAATCACGGAAGCCGTGAAAAACGAAATCGGCGATCGCCCGCTCATCGTGAAACTCGCCTACATTCCCAACGACACCGACCTGGAAACCATGGTCAGGGAAACCGTCGGACATGGCACCGTGCAAGGCTTCTCCACCATCAACACGATTTCCGCGCGCCTAGTGGACGCGAACGGCAACCAGGCGCTGCCGGGAGCCGGACGTGACCGTTCCGGCGTGTGCGGCAACGCCATCCGCGGCGCCGGTCTCGACATGGTCGGCAGGCTCGCCGCCATCCGTGAAAAACTCGGCTTCGACTTCGCCATCGTGGGCGTGGGCGGCGTGATCCGTCCTGACGACTACAAGGCGTACCGTGAGGCTGGCGCGAACGCCGTGATGAGCGCCACCGGAGCCATGTGGGACGCGAATCTCGCGCGCGAAATTAAGGAGACACTGCGCTGA